Part of the Aquarana catesbeiana isolate 2022-GZ linkage group LG06, ASM4218655v1, whole genome shotgun sequence genome is shown below.
aggccctttgggtctggtatgaatattaaggggaaccccaaaccataattttaaagaaaatttgcgtgggggtcctcccaaattccataccaggcccttcaggtctggtatggatattaaggggaaccctgcgccaatttttttttttaaatggggtaggggtcaccctcaaaatccataccaaacctctGGATTTTAttgggaaccccgcaccaaatttaaaaaagaaatggcatgggagtccccccaaaaatccataccagacccttatccgagcacgcaaactggcagaccacaggaaaagacagagggatgagagagcgcccccccgaaccgtaccacatgccctcaacatggggagggtgctttggggtagggcctcatccccacaacccttgcctggtggttgtggggggcttattggaatctggaagcacccttttacaaagagacccccagatcctggtcccccccatttaaaatggtaatgggtacattttacccgtaccatttcacaaaaaaagtgtcaaaatgtttaaaaaaacaagacacaccttgggacaagtcctttattaaaaaataataacaataaaaatgtcccacaaagtccattcatcttcttctatggctccgcccacagaccgaaaaataaaataaaaaagatctgcctccttgggagccatagaagaagatgaatggactttgtgggacatttttattgttattattttttaataaaggacttgtcccaaagtgtgtcttgtgtttttttttaacattttgacactttttttgtgaaatggtatgggtacagtGTACCCATTACTATTTCAAacgtggggggggcgggatctgggtgtccccttgttaaagggggcttccagattccgataagccccctgcccgcagacccccacaaccactgggcaagggttgtggggatgaggcccttttccccatcaacatgggaacaaggtgctttggggggctaccccaaagcaccctccccatgttgagggcatgtggcctggtacagttcaggagggggggcgctctctcatccccctcttttcctgtggcctgccagattgcatgcttggataagggtctggtatagatttttggggggaccccacgccatttttttaaaatttgggttcggggttctccctaatattcataccagacccaaagggcctggtaatggactggggggatcccatgccatttttttcaattacttttatctgtattgccgggacctgacaattcattatagtcacaagtacttttaaatgactttcttttgctttagaaatgtaattttgtgcagagactgttctaaacacgggaaacatgcgccactttacaggcatactatagacaccccccagctacgaaatttaaagggatattacacttttattgtttgactttaagcattattaaaatcactgctcccgaaaaaatggccatttttaaaactttttttgcattaatacatgtcccctcgggcaggacccgggtccccaaaccttttgtatgacaataactttcatattaacctttaaaattagcagttttgatttctcccatagacttttaaagggtgttccgcggcttttgtatttgccgcgaacaccccaaattgttcgctgttcgtcaaACAGGCGAACACCTGTTACATTCGGCTCGAATATCgtgctcatccctactgtctaattgggcatctatgtggcagatgaggtttaatgttgataaatgtgaaGTTCTGAACTTGGGGCCTAAAAATATGCACTTTACATACTAGGGGGAGAAAATCTGGGGcagtcagtggtggagaaggatctggatgtccaggtagatcataagcttaatagcagcatgcaatgccaagctgcaagaGATTTGGGGCTAGAGGCAAATCTATCTTCAGCGGATCTGCTTAACAGAATGCTGCAATGCATTAGTTAGGGCTGCTCTTGTGTTCTGGTGCTGTTAAAGTTCACTTGGACTTCTCCTTCTAGACACTAGTAGAGCTTTCTGGAACACGGGTGGAAGTTAGGCAAATAGGCAGCTAGAGTATGTAGCAGTTAAataagagaaaaagggggggggcaattgggactttaaatgaggcagtagacaggttggggtgataaaaaatgttcaaatttattgTGTAAAACATCCTAGTATATATCACATGTGAAGGGTTACATGTGCCTGTGCACAAAACATGACCTACATAATCACATGCGTATACAGACAGTCATATCAATAAATAGCTGTTTACAATTGTGATGTACAAAGATTACATGTAGACTGGGGAATCATAAAACACATGGTGTAAAAAATGAGTATCAAATATATAATTGTGAGATGCATCAAAAAGTAGATCAGGATAAAGTCCTATATTAAAAGCTCAGTAGCTGCATCcatggtgcccgacgcgtttctgtgaatacacttcttcaggggcggatgctacaggacttctgaaataacaaggtataacaccatcagaaaaatataaaataaaatgaaaaaaccagaaaagacaaaatgtcaatttctgggtactcacattATGACCAAAACATATGGACTACGGTAGGGACTGGGCTTGGAAAACGCGCccttccccggagctgaggtggcaaaCAACACACAACAGGCGCCCACCGGCATCATCCCCAAAACGCAGGCATCTCCTTCACACCATTGCCAGATAGATAAAGTAATGATCGGGTATCTAAATCAATAAATGAACCCATGAGAATAATCAGGGATACTATAACTAAGTAATGACAAGAAGTGAATGAATATGGTGAGATGATAAAATATTACCTGGATGTGCTTGAAGCAAAAACTTGCCACCGCTGTAGCGTCTGCACTTGTTTAGCACTTGTAGCAGttaaataaagacatggatgtgtgagtttggggtggaggaacttgactggcctgcacagagtcctgacctcaacccgatagaacacctttgggatgaattagagcacagactgcgagccgagtcttctcctccaacatcagtgcctgaactaacaaatgcgcttctggaagaatggtcaaacattcccatagacacactcctaaaccttgtggacagccttcccagaaaagttgaagctgttatagctgcaaagggcggagccaactcaatattgaaccctccggactaagactgggatgccattaaagttcatgtgcgtataaaggcaggcgtcccaatacttttggtaatatagtgtatatgtgcctTGCATATAGACAGTAGCCAAGCAAATGTGTTATATGATCTGTGGACATAGATGGGGTCATTAGAGGCTGTTCTTCATCAGTTGGGGTACCCCCAGGGATCTCTAGACTTAGCAATAAGGAGGAGGAACATTGAGAGCACCACAACAGTTTGAACAGTTCAATAAAATTGTTTATTCAACACAGAAAACCCCAATGTGTTTCTGGGGCGCAACAATCCCCCCTTTGTCGGGGCTTGTGTTATGGTAGTAAGTGTATCAGCGTTCTGGACTAGGGTTGTAGGAAGGAGAACAAACTTCCCAGTCAATGACCGGATACCCAACTAAGAGACAGTTCATCTGGAAGTTTTATCTCCTTCTTACAAACCTAGTCCAGAATGCTGATACACTTACTACTAATAATATGTACCCAAAACACATTGGCATTTCCTGGTCACATAAATATATTTACTAGACTATTCAAACTGTTGTGGCACTCTCGTTCCTCTTACACCTTACTGATTCATTTCAtagaaaagcaaaaaagaaaaaaaacaaaagacagagTGAAATAGATGGCAATCACTGATCCTCCAGAAGTCATGGTCCAGAGTTTTAATGTGTTCGGCTCAATCCCCTTAATAGATCCCCCAGTTAGAAAACGTTTGGAGGCCTCCGAaagaaaaaatgggcaaaaaaGTGTGTATGTGTGATGTATGGTAGATGATTGAACTATGAAAACCATATAACTAGAAGGACATTTCAGGGGAACATTGAACAATGAAGTCATTAGATGAAGACACGATCTCAAGATACTGAAACATTGTAGATGTTGAACAGCAGAAATATCAGTAAGaccgtggggctgatttactaaaaccggagagtgcaaaatctggtgcatgttagccaatcaacttctaacttcaacctgttcaattaagctttgacaaacaaaaaaaagagccgcacaagattttgtactctccagttttagtaaatcaaactccaTTGTCTGGTAGATTTCCAAAGAGATGGAACAGAACCAACAAGGCAGGACCAGTCACAAACACACACTCACGCAAATATTTTAAACATGTTGGGGGATATCACCCTTCTACACTCCATCTGACACTTTAAGATATCGCTACCACACACATTTCTATTCAAAGAGGTTATTGTTAATATTTAGACATTAGCGTTGAGGGCCCTCTACAGTTTAAGTCTCTGTGTTCCTCCTGCTTTTTCTCCAGAATCTTCTCAGAATGATCCATCTCAGCTTGTTGCTGGCCTGGAAGATGATGGCAGCCTCCACCGATGGAGATAATAGCTGTAAGCACAAACTGACTATTGACAGTAATGAATTTTGAAGAAATATAAGCGCTCGAGACATGCAGAAGAATGTGTAAATGATAAGTAAGAAGAAGATTGTCCTCAGTGCAGTGACATGAGCCTGAAGATTTGGACGTGTTGATCCAGAGTCGTTATTCTTCACCCTCCAGACGTGTCTGAGCAGAAAGGAGAAAGTGAGGACCAGGTACAGAAGACTAAGGCAGAATGGTAGAATGCAGCCTAGGGTGTTTGCAGGCACAAAATAGGAAAACAATTTACGGAACCCAATAACAGAGGCTTCTGTACTGTTCTCAGAAGACTGGAAAGGACTGTCTTCATACACAATCCAGAAGCCCGGGGCACTCACAATGAACACACCAAGTGCTGTCAGGAATAGAAGTTGACTCAGGAAATTGGACATAATTCTCTTTAACCAGATGAAGAACTCATAGCTGAGATTGGTGATGCTGGTACAGTAATGAATGGAGAGCCAGAAGGTCAACCAGAAGTTGTAATATGTTAGGAAGTAAATTGATGTGTTCATAAACCCAAATACTTGTCTAATATAAAAGATTTCCTGAGAAAAGACAAGGAGCATTCCCTCTATACACAGCTCACACTGGAGGAGAATATTCACAATTCCCTTAGCCAGAAAGATCACATCGGTGGGACTCAACTTCCCTTTCTTTCTGATGATGTCCAGGTTACCCATCACAATACAAGTGTTAGAAGGAATTGCCAAGCCGAGTCCCAAGACTGAACAGACTAAAATAGATATAGAGTACGGAGACAACATGTTGAGATTTGGTGTGATCTCCGGACAGAGATGACGAGACACGTCCAGTGATAGCAGACAGAATGATACATTCGAGGATGAAATTATGGAAATAATCTTCAGAGATCCGTCTCATGATTGACTTTGCATAAATGTGGTGAGTTTTATTTTAATGCCGACATCTAAAGCACGGAGCAACCCATGTGAACAATTTCTTAGAATTTTCCATTATACCATCGTACTTCACCACTTCAGGACTGGAGGCTGTTTGTCTCTTCTTAACCATTACATACCCTCAGCACTATGACTATTATAACTATAAAATATCAATGAGGGACAGATGCATTCTATTGGTGGGATTATCTAATATCTAAATATCTAAATCatcaatttattttaataattgtatttataaattactttaaaacaaatgtaaagtgttactaaacccacaacagtaaaatcagtctgttgcacagtaaagcatgtttgttatactcactgtggaacctaaggggttaatccctgcattgtgtaaaaagactgtgtgatcctgtcttctctgatcctccccttcttccactgtccccaatccatctcctaagtgccttggaggcactctgcacatgctcagtttgatgtgtattgctagagagctgtTTTTTctttggggagggtgcatgtgatcagcacagggccaattagcactgtccagacagagtgtcaggggtcatgcagcctcataggacagtcagaggagaatgaaaactcctcctacaagctttaaccagtgctcagcaggacactgatagaagtcacaagactgttatatactgctgatgagaaaaggtatttggcagtttatatttagtaaaataattggatctccatgttctgtgtactgtgggagatcagatatagtgactgcagagtcctggggagagcagatatagtgactgca
Proteins encoded:
- the LOC141147428 gene encoding taste receptor type 2 member 40-like; translation: MLSPYSISILVCSVLGLGLAIPSNTCIVMGNLDIIRKKGKLSPTDVIFLAKGIVNILLQCELCIEGMLLVFSQEIFYIRQVFGFMNTSIYFLTYYNFWLTFWLSIHYCTSITNLSYEFFIWLKRIMSNFLSQLLFLTALGVFIVSAPGFWIVYEDSPFQSSENSTEASVIGFRKLFSYFVPANTLGCILPFCLSLLYLVLTFSFLLRHVWRVKNNDSGSTRPNLQAHVTALRTIFFLLIIYTFFCMSRALIFLQNSLLSIVSLCLQLLSPSVEAAIIFQASNKLRWIILRRFWRKSRRNTET